A single Stigmatopora argus isolate UIUO_Sarg chromosome 7, RoL_Sarg_1.0, whole genome shotgun sequence DNA region contains:
- the LOC144077181 gene encoding high affinity choline transporter 1-like yields the protein MALNVPGLVVMAFFYMLILGTGIWASMRSKKEEKKWKGDGLEITLLAGRKITLLVGIFTLTATWVGGGFILGIAEATYNPTLGAVWALMPVPYVVTFFLGGFFFAKPMRENKYMTMMDPFQKKYGNFISNALILPALVADVLWVARTLVSLAGTMSVILDLSYAYSIVISAVVAIIYTLLGGLYSVAYTDVIQLILIFISLWVCVPFLCTNPHSMDISLTAYTHTYQAPWIGKVNFDEAGKWFDDFMLLALGGLAYQAFYQRILSASSYTQAQITCFASAAFCLVLGIPSVLVGAVAASTDWNSTKYGLPTPYERGEAGSILPISLQFLTPTYVSIIGIGAVAAAVMSSMDSALLSSASLFSSNIYKNIIRKEASDREMQWVIRISVVAVGVAGTGLTFLDNSVLVFWIVGVDMSYTIMFPQLVCVLFFKSSNAYGATAGFLLGICMRLMSGEPLVGLAPVIHFPGLRRNAEGTMTQYFPFRTVIVICSLIAIPLVSWLSAMLFNRGVLPDRFDVYKVKKVENRLTEEGTVEDSEERVVSKQLLETTSC from the exons ATGGCTTTGAACGTGCCGGGTCTGGTGGTGATGGCATTCTTTTACATGCTGATCCTGGGAACAGGCATTTGGGCTTCTATGCGTTCCAAGAAAGAAGAGAAGAAGTGGAAAGGAGATGGGCTGGAGATCACACTACTGGCTGGTCGTAAAATCACCTTACTTGTTGGAATCTTCACTCTTACAG CAACATGGGTAGGAGGAGGATTTATCCTGGGTATAGCTGAAGCCACCTACAACCCAACATTAGGAGCAGTGTGGGCTCTAATGCCCGTGCCTTATGTTGTTACATTCTTTTTAG GTGgctttttctttgcaaaaccaATGAGAGAGAACAAGTACATGACAATGATGGACCCTTTTCAGAAGAAGTATGGGAACTTCATAAGCAATGCTCTAATTCTTCCTGCACTGGTCGCTGATGTGCTGTGGGTGGCACGCACACTTGTCAGCCTGG CTGGAACAATGAGTGTGATCCTGGACCTTTCTTACGCCTATTCCATTGTCATCTCGGCCGTGGTTGCAATTATCTACACACTCTTGGGAGGGCTTTACTCTGTGGCTTACACAGATGTGATCCAGCTCATCCTCATCTTTATCAGTCTG TGGGTGTGTGTCCCTTTCCTGTGTACCAACCCTCACTCTATGGACATTTCGCTGACTGCCTACACCCATACCTACCAGGCCCCCTGGATCGGCAAGGTGAACTTTGATGAAGCCGGGAAGTGGTTTGACGACTTCATGCTGCTG GCTCTAGGTGGTTTGGCCTACCAAGCGTTCTACCAGAGGATCCTGTCGGCCTCATCTTACACCCAGGCTCAAATAACATGCTTTGCCTCTGCAGCCTTCTGCCTAGTGCTGGGTATTCCCTCTGTGCTGGTGGGAGCTGTGGCTGCATCCACTG ATTGGAACTCAACAAAGTATGGACTGCCAACCCCATATGAGAGAGGCGAAGCAGGTTCTATCCTCCCTATTTCCCTGCAATTCCTCACGCCCACCTATGTGTCTATCATCGGTATTGGAGCTGTGGCTGCCGCTGTCATGTCCTCTATGGACTCAGCCCTGTTATCGTCTGCATCGTTGTTCTCTTCCAACATCTACAAGAACATAATCAGGAAGGAG GCATCAGACCGTGAGATGCAGTGGGTGATTCGTATCTCTGTGGTGGCTGTCGGTGTGGCTGGCACTGGTCTCACCTTCTTGGATAACAGTGTGCTGGTCTTCTGGATTGTGGGTGTGGACATGTCCTACACCATCATGTTCCCTCAGCTGGTCTGCGTGCTTTTCTTCAAGAGTTCAAATGCCTATGGTGCCACTGCGGGCTTCTTATTAGGAATTTGCATGAGGCTCATGAGCGGCGAGCCCCTCGTCGGCCTCGCGCCCGTCATCCACTTCCCTGGTCTCCGGCGGAATGCCGAGGGAACGATGACCCAGTACTTCCCCTTCCGCACTGTGATCGTGATCTGCTCGCTGATCGCCATCCCGCTCGTCTCTTGGCTTTCGGCCATGCTTTTCAACAGAGGGGTTTTGCCCGACAGGTTCGATGTGTATAAGGTcaaaaaagtggaaaaccgtCTTACAGAAGAGGGGACCGTTGAAGACAGTGAAGAGCGTGTGGTATCTAAGCAGTTACTGGAGACAACCAGCTGCTGA